In Halobaculum magnesiiphilum, the following proteins share a genomic window:
- a CDS encoding MATE family efflux transporter, translated as MFDVSPEEITDGRLGRALAFLSIPIVAQQLAVTAQSIVDVLWLGRLSGEAVAAVGLVAPLIGLMTAVVSGVFTGEHVLVSQRVGDDDERGASRAVFHALVAGVAVMLAMVLVANAFGRQLTALFDPGPEVARMGAIYLGTMAIAYTVSTVSDVFEYGFIGAGDSRTPLLVNLLSIGISIGLDPLLIFGYGPIPGYGIAGAAYATAIGFGVGALVMIAAARSGHRGFTFHLDAVGLDRGEFRELVSVGAPKVGQGIARQVARLVVVAIVSLTGGAAALTAYTIGARIATVVFVPAAAIGSAGTTLVGQNLGADKPARATRATWLGVGAGAVGLGAIGVVQYLLPETVATLFVPGIAGEALTLTVTYLQILALGYWALGTIWTVEAGFNGAGRTDVSMYSTMLQYWAVRVPVAAVGAFVLGWGALGPFWAVTISNVVAAVGLVGYFRYSTAGGLHERAAEGAGSDGDAGAAAGD; from the coding sequence ATGTTCGACGTCTCGCCCGAGGAGATCACCGACGGGCGGCTGGGGAGAGCGCTCGCGTTCCTCTCGATCCCGATCGTCGCCCAGCAGCTCGCGGTCACCGCACAGAGCATCGTCGACGTGCTCTGGCTCGGTCGCCTCAGCGGCGAGGCGGTCGCCGCCGTCGGCCTCGTGGCGCCGCTGATCGGGCTGATGACCGCGGTCGTGAGCGGGGTGTTCACCGGCGAACACGTCCTCGTCTCCCAGCGCGTCGGCGACGACGACGAACGCGGGGCGAGCCGCGCGGTGTTCCACGCGCTCGTCGCCGGCGTGGCGGTGATGCTCGCGATGGTGCTCGTCGCGAACGCGTTCGGCCGCCAGCTCACGGCGCTGTTCGACCCCGGCCCCGAGGTCGCCCGGATGGGCGCGATCTACCTCGGGACGATGGCAATCGCGTACACCGTCTCGACCGTCAGCGACGTGTTCGAGTACGGCTTCATCGGCGCCGGCGACTCCCGGACCCCGCTCCTGGTCAACCTCCTGTCGATCGGGATCAGCATCGGCCTCGACCCGCTGCTCATCTTCGGCTACGGGCCGATCCCGGGGTACGGGATCGCGGGCGCCGCCTACGCGACGGCGATCGGGTTCGGCGTCGGCGCCCTCGTCATGATCGCCGCCGCACGCTCGGGCCACCGAGGGTTCACCTTCCACCTCGACGCCGTCGGCCTCGATCGCGGGGAGTTCCGCGAGCTCGTCTCCGTGGGCGCGCCGAAGGTCGGGCAGGGGATCGCCAGACAGGTCGCCCGGCTCGTGGTCGTCGCGATCGTGTCGCTGACGGGCGGCGCGGCGGCGCTCACGGCGTACACGATCGGCGCCCGGATCGCGACGGTCGTGTTCGTCCCCGCGGCGGCGATCGGGTCGGCCGGGACGACCCTCGTGGGACAGAACCTCGGCGCCGACAAGCCTGCCCGGGCGACGCGGGCGACGTGGCTCGGCGTCGGCGCCGGCGCGGTCGGCCTCGGCGCGATCGGCGTCGTCCAGTACCTCCTGCCGGAGACCGTCGCCACCCTGTTCGTCCCCGGGATCGCCGGCGAGGCGCTCACGCTTACGGTCACGTACCTCCAGATCCTCGCGCTCGGCTACTGGGCGCTCGGGACGATCTGGACGGTCGAGGCCGGCTTCAACGGCGCCGGCCGAACGGACGTGAGCATGTACTCGACGATGCTCCAGTACTGGGCCGTCCGGGTGCCCGTCGCCGCCGTCGGCGCGTTCGTCCTCGGCTGGGGGGCGCTCGGGCCCTTCTGGGCGGTGACGATCTCGAACGTCGTCGCCGCCGTCGGGCTCGTCGGCTACTTCCGGTACTCGACCGCCGGGGGACTGCACGAGCGGGCCGCCGAGGGCGCCGGCAGCGACGGCGACGCCGGGGCCGCGGCCGGCGACTGA